A stretch of DNA from bacterium:
GAATGGGCTTCGTACACCAGCCGCGGATGCGTCTCGATGACGCGTGAGAGACGCGCGGCCGCCTCCGGCTCGTACTCGTGCACGCCCCAGGCGCCGAAGTCGATTCCCGGCTGCGCGACGACCGCGACGACCCGCGCCCAGGCGTCGCTCAGTCCGCGGCGGACGAAACGCCGGCGGGCCATCTCTATCGTCTCTTCCACGTCCTCGGGCGTCGTGACTTCGGGCTCCGCCCCCTCCTCGGTCTCGCCGCCCGGCTGCGGGACGTCGGATCCGATCACGTAGTGGAGCGGTCCGGCCGCATCCGGCAGCCGCCGGCGGGCGTCTTCCGCCGCGTCACAGAGGTCGGCGGTCCGCTCGGCGACGAGGACCTTGGACGGCCGACCCCCGGCGTCTCCCGCACAGGCCACGCTCGCGTCAAGGTGCAGTTTCGTGTAGCCCGCGGCGACGCAGTCCGCCACGAGGTGGCTTGCGCGCCCCATCGCCTCTTCGGCCGGCAGCGACCGCCACGGATACGGACCCAAGTGGTCGCCGCCGAGGATGATGCGGCCGGATGCCAGACCCTGTGCCCGCCCGATTCGCTCCAGGTACTCTGCGAAGACAGCCGGTGTCATGCCCGTGTAGCCGCCGTCCTGGTTGACCTGGTTGGACGTCGATTCAACGAGGAGCGGCGCACCGGCAGTCGCCGCGTAGCGCGCGGCCGCTTCCAGCACCGCGGGATGGCTCGAGCAGATCGACACGATGCCCCGCGCGGCGCCGGCCTTGTGCTCCGCGATGACCTGCAGCAGCCCGTCGCTCGTGCGGACGGCGCTCATGGGTGCAGGGAACGGACCGCCGCGCGCGTCGCGGCCGCGCGCAGCGCCGCTCCGAGGTCGACAACCCCATCGCGGCCGGCGCGGGCCGCGAGCTCCGCCAGCGCGGGAAGATCGGCGTCGTCGCGCCGCAGCAGCGCTTCCGCCAGCATCGACAGATTCACGCCGCTCACCGTCTCGACCGCACGTCCGGGTCCGACGGTCAGCGACGCCGCCACGCGCGCCGGGACGCCGCCGGGAATGTCGACGAGGCACAGCGCGCCGTCTCCCGGATCGAGGCGCCCCAGGACGTCGCGCACCTCGGCCTCGAGATCTTCCGGGCCTTTCCCCGGCAGGAAGGCGATGGCCCATGCCTTGGCGGGTGGCCCCACGAGCATCGCGGCGGTCTCCAGCAACGCTCCGCCGAGTCCGCCGTGGCAGATCACCAGCACCCCGACGCGCGACCTCTCCACGCGTGTCACACCTTGGCGCGGGCGCGCACGACGCGGTTGAAATCCGTGACCGCACCGCCGGGAATCCACACGGCCTCGAGTACCACGCCCGCCGCGTCCAATGTCTGCCACGCGGCCAGGTCGTCCGGCCCCGCGGCGACCTCTTTGGTGAGGCGGTCGCGCCCCTGGGCCGACCGGACGTTGCCCACGTTGACCTTGGTAAGGGGCACGCCGGCCGCCATCAGCCGGACCAGTTCCTGCGGGCCCCTCGCCAGCACCATGACCGCGTCGTCGGCAAAACCGCCGTGCGCGAGCGCCGCGGCGGCCTCGTCCACGGATACGATCGACGTCTCGACGCCCGGGGGCGCGGCGAACCGCATCAGCGTCTTCTGCATCTCGTCCTTGGCCACGTCGTCGTCGGCGACGACGATCCGGGTGGCGCCGACCATCCGGACCCACCCCAGCACGACCTGGCCGTGAATCAGCCGGTCGTCGACGCGCACGAGCGCGATCTTCATCGCCGCACCCGACGCCGTCGCGGCGTCCGTCCTATCTCGGAAGCGCCATCCGCGCCGCGAGATACCGCTGGTCGTCCAGCCGCATGGCGTCCGGCCGCACACCCCGGGCGAGCGCCACGTGGTAGGCGAACTGGTAGAGCGGCAATACCGCGTACAGCGGCGTGAGGCACTCCGGCACCGCCACCCCGAGCCGGGTCACGTGCGTCGCGCGGGGCAGGCTGTTCGCGGCGTCCGTGATGATCCAGACCCGCGCGTCGATTTGGGCGAGCGCCGCGGCAAAGCCCGCGGCCTTTGAAAAAGCCGGACCCTGAAATGCGAGCACGATGACCAGATCGCCTGGATCGATCGAGACCCAGGGGCCGTGCATCGCCTCCTCGAGCTCCCACGCGTGGGCCGGTACGTGGGCCGTCTCCCGCAGTTTCAGCGCCCCCTCGTGCGCGGTGGCGAGGTTCGGGCCGGCCCCGATCACGAACATGCGGGGCCACTCCCGGGCGGCCGCGCCGAGCCGCTGCATCTGGGCCGCCGACTCGTCCAGCACCTGCCGGGCCGTCTCGGGTGACGTTTCGAGCGCCCGGCGGTACGCGTCGGCATTCCGTTCGCGGCGCGCCGCCATCGCCGCGGCGAGCAGGTAGTGCCTCAGAAGCGACGCGACATAGCTGCGGGTCTTGGGCAGGGCGGGCTCACGCCCGCCCTCGCCCAAGATCGTAACCGTCGCGGCCTCCGCGACGGGCGACCACGGCACGTCGGTCAGGCCGATCGTGACCGCACCCCGCTGCCGCGCCGTCGCGAGCGCGGAGATGACCGACTCCGTCCCGCCGGTGTGCGAGATGGCGACGAGGCCGGCGCGGTCGAGCGCGGCCGGAGGATAGGCCGCGAACTCAAACGCGTCGTGCGCCGACGCCGGGACGCCGGCAATCTTCGGGAGGGCGTAGGTTGCGGCGATCGCGGAAAAATACGAGGTCCCACAGCCGATCAGATGCACCGCCTGGACGCCGTCGAGCGCTTCCGCGGCGCGTCCGACCTCCCCCCGCCGTTCGGGCCTCAGCGTGCCGCGCAGCGTCGCAGGGACGCTCGCCACGCCCTCCCACATCAGAAAGGGATGGGAGGATCGCTCGAGCGCCGAGGCGAGCATCTCCCCCGACGGCTGCGGGCGTCCTCCCAGCACCGATGACATCACGGATCGCTCCTCTACTTCAGAATGGCAAACCCGCCGAGGATCAGCGACGCCGCGATCAGGCTGAGCATCAGCGTCGTGGTCTTGACGCGCCGCCGCACCATCCCGAACACGATCAGCACGAGCGCGAGCGGCAGGATCTTCGGCATGATCCCGTCCAGCATTGCCTGGATGGACACGGAGGTCTTCCCCACCGTGTAGGTGAGCGGCGTCCCGACGGAGATCCAGGCCGCGGTCAGCGCGCCCACCGTCATGAGGCCGACCATCGCCGCGCTATCCATGACGCGGCGCAGCGCGCTCGAGGTGAAGACGCTCAGCGCGCGCTGGCCGAGGCGATAGGCGGAGTCGAGAGTCTGCCAGTACACCCAAACGTGCAGTACGCCGAGCACCGCGATGAACAGGAAGGGCGCGATCGGGTTACCGGTCAGAGCCAGCGACGCGCATACGCCGCCCATCAGCGGGCGGGCCGTGCCGTGGAACATCGAGTCGCCGATGCCGGCGAGCGGGCCCATGAGGCCGGACTTCATGCCCTGGATCGCCTGGCCGTCGATGTCGTCGCCGGCGGCGCGCCGGGCTTCCATGTCGGCCGTGAGCGCCAGGATCGAGCCGTGCAGCCAAGGGTGCGTGTTGAAGAAAACGAGATGGCGCTTCAGCGCTTCCACGTACCGCTGCGGCTGGCCCTGATAAGTCTTCTTCAGGAACGGGATGAGCGCCCACGTAAAGCCGAGCGCCTGCATCCGGTCGAAGCTGAACGCCGACTGCAGCGCGAACCCGCGCCACCAGATCAGGCGGATGTCGGCCGGCGTCACCTGCGGCATCACGGCGGCGGCACTCACGCTGCCGCCGGCGATGGCCGGGACCGGACGTAAGGGTTGCCGCGGCGCAGACTGCGCGGGCGCCCGGGCCGGCGCCTCCGCCGCGGCGCGCCGCAGCTGGATGAGCACCGCCACGGCGACGGCGACGCCCGCGATGCCGACGACGTTAAACTGCGTGTACGCCGCGAACAGGAAGCCGATGAAGAACCACGGGAACACCGCCGGCGTCACGAGCGAGTTGAGCAGCAGCGCGAAGCCCAGGGCCGGCAGCATGTTGCCCGCCAGGTTGATGCCGGCGTACAACCACTGCGGAATCGCCGCGGCGAGCGCGCGCACGGCCTCGACGCCGATCGCCAGCGCGACGAACGTCGGGAGCGCCTCGGCAAGGTAGTGCACCGCGTTGCCGAGGTGCACCATCGCCGCAATGCCGCCCTCCTGCCCGCGGTCCGCATAGCGCTCCGCCACGTTCACGAAGAAAACGCTCACGGTCTTCGCGAGCAACTCGAAGAACGACCCGAGCAGCGCAGCCGGAATCGCGATCAGGATCGCCGCGCCGATCCCCTGATGCGCGGCGATGCCGAAGGCGGTCCCGAGGATGCTGCCGATGTTGTAGTTCGGCGGCACTGAGCCGCCGATGTCGGAGGCGCCCATGAAGACCAGCTCGAGCGTCCCGCCGACGACCAGGCCGGTATGGAAGTCCCCCATGATGAGCCCGGTGATCGGCGCGACCACGATCGGGCGTTCCAGGAAGAAGTCCCCCATGAATCGGCGAGAGAAATACGCAAACCCGGCCAAGAGCGAGAGAATAATCGCGGTGCCAAGCGACATGAGTGCTCCCCCCTTTTAGGAGCAGCGCAGACGAGTGCCCGCCGCGGACACCCCACCCTCTTACCTCCGACTGTATCGGCAGCGGCATGGAGCGGATATCCGATGACTGTCCGATTTCCCGTCCGGCGGGTGCCGGATGGTGCCGGCCGTGGGCGCGGCGTACCGTATGAAGTGGAACGGTTTTGTCCGCGCCCGCCCGTTCCGGAGGCGAGCACATGATCGAGGAAGCGCGGCTGACCGAGCTTGCGCAGATGGAACGCGACGACGTCTTCTCCCTCACGCTGAACACCGATCCGAGCCTGGCACAGAACCAGCGTCCGAACCCCGCGTACCGCATCTGGATGCACGGCGCCGTTCAGCGGCTGCTCCGCCGGCTGCCGCCCGACGCGCGGCAGCGCGCCGAGCCCGCCGCGCAGCGCGTTCTCGCGCATGTCGGCGCCATGCCGCAGCAGGGCCGCGGCCTGGCGATCTTTGGCGGCCCGGACCTTTGGGAGACGTGGTCGGTACCCTTCCCCCTGCCGAACCACCTGGCGTACGGCCGGCCGGATACGGTGCCGCTGCTGTGGGCGATGCACGAGTATGCGCCGTACGCGATCCTGCTCGTCGCGCACGACCGGGCGAGGCTGCTTATCGCCTACCTCGGCCGCGCGGCGGTCGTCGAAGAGATCGAGCTCGACATGCACCCCGAGCAGTGGCGGTTCAAGACGGGCCGGATGGCAACGTCGAGCCGGCGGACCGGGACCGGCGTCGGGCGCGGGGAGCAGTCGAGCGCGTACGAGGCGCGTGTCCTCGCCGAGCACCACCGGTTCTGGCGGGACGTCGCCAAGGCGGCCGCCCGCACGTTGACGGCGCGCCGCATCGACCGCCTTATCCTCGGAGGCGACGCGGAAGCCGCCGGTGCGGTGTCCACGGCCCTTCCCGGACCGCTTCGGGATGCGGTCATCGGCACCGCGGCCGTCGCCGCGTACGCGTCGCCCGCCGAGATCGAGGCCAGCGCCCTGCCGATCGCCCTGGCCGATCATCACGCGCGCGAACGCCGCCTCGTCCGGTCGATCGCAGAGGAGCGGCGCACCGGAGGCATCGGCGTCGATGGCGCCGCGGCCACGCTCAACGCCCTCGCGGCCGGCACGCTGCGCGTAGTGGTCGCGGCCCGCGACATGCACGCGCCCGCGTGGATCTGCTCCGGCTGCGGACGGGTTGCCGCGACCGCGTCGCGATGCGCCGTGTGCGGCGGCGAGCCTCGCGGTCTCGCGCTGCCGCAGGCGCTGCCGCTGCTGGCCTCGAGACACGGCGCGGCACTTGAACTCGTCGACGCAGCTGCTGCGTCACCGCTCACCGACGGCATCGGCGGACTGCTGCGCCGTCGAGTGAATGCAAATTAGCACATCGCGCGGCGACTGAGACCGGAAGCCGCCGCGTCGGGCGATCACGACCTCAGGCGACTTTGGGCGGCACCACCGTGTTGTCGGGAGGTTCCTCTGACGGCGCACGCGCCCGACGCACCAGCGCGCGAGTATGTGTCGCGGTGAGCACCCGGTCAAACGCGCGTTCGCTTCCCGTCCGCCGGCTTCCCGTTCGCCGGTTGACGTCCGCACGCCGGGTCAGCGCAGCGACGATGGCCACGAATATCAGAAGGACCCAGATGACAATGAACGCCCACAGCAACGTGCCGCCCATCTGGCGCCAGTAGGCGTCCCCATAACGCTCGAGCTGCTCGCCGAACCCCGCCTGACCCAGGTACCAGTCCATCATGGCCCGGCACCTCCCGGCTCGACCAACGATCACCTCGATAGTAGGCCGCAGCACGGCGGCGGACTATCAGGCTGGAGCCGTATTCTCTATCGGGCACGGCTCCGGCGCGCCCGTCCGCGCCAGGAGGTCGTTGGCCCACACCAGAAACCGGCCGCCGGCGAGCGGATCCAGTGCCTGCATTTGCGCCGCGGTGCCGGCTGGATCCGCCCACCACCGCTCCACAGAATCGCCCAATTCGAGCGTGTACAGCACGCGCAGCTTCGTGCCGGCCGCGGCCTCGGTGACAGTCAGGAGGTTCCGGACGTTCGCGGTGAGATCGAACCGGCTCCGATACGACTCGAGCCAGAACCCTGCCCACGCTTGCGGATACGACTGGTAGACGAGCACGTCGAGTCCGGCGCCGGCCAGCGCCCGATAGTCCGCCCCGTGGCGGCGGGCCTCCGCCGCGGACATGCCCATCTGATCGTAGGCCAGCAGGGTGCCGCCGCCGGCGTGCACCGCGCCGGCAATCGTACGGTAGAACGCCGCCCAGTCGCCGGCCGTTCCCTCACGATCCGCGTAGAGGTCCGGATCCCAGATGCTGCCGAACCCGCAAAACCCGTCGCCGAGCATCAGCCCGTCGAACCCGAAGACCTGCCGCACGCGGTCGTACTGCCTGCCGATGTACTCGGCGTAAGTGACGCCTTCCGCGCGAAGCCGGACGAACGGATAGAGCTGGCTGCTGAACGGCAGATGCCGGAGTTCGGGGTGCGCGCGCACCCATGCGGGCCGGTGGTGAAACCGCCAACCGCCGTAGTTCCAGAAGCCGACCGCCGCCTTGATCCCCCACTCGTGCAGCTGCGCGACGAGCGCCCGCAGATCTTCCTGCGTCGTCCACGCGCGCAGCGGCCCGTGCCGGTCGAGCGTCGCGGGGCGGGCGGGTTCGTAGCCTCGGAAGGACAGTACGAATTCGGGGTCGCGGTCCTCCATGATGACGACCCCTTCGAGCCCCTCGAGACGCGGCAGTGGCCGCGGAAAGGCGCCTAGATCTACGCAGGCCCACGTCCGGCCGTCGGCGACCTCGCGCAGCGAGAGGCTCGACGGCCGGTGACGGCGGACCACGCGGCGCAGCAGCGCCCGGATCAAATGGTACGGCGGCCGTATGATCGGCACGGTAGATGCCTGTCTACCGCGCCGCCCTCCGGGCTCCTCCGCGGGCCGCCGTGACGTCTCCCGCGGATCTACCTCATGTCGCCGCGAGTTCCCGCTGTACGGCCATGATGCCGACCTTGGGCGCCACGAGCCGCGCGAAGTCCTCGTACGTCATCGTGACGAGCAGATCGTGCGTGCCGGCGTTGAACATAATCACCGGATCGTGCGTCAGACCGCGATCCACGAACACGGGCATGTGGTAGAGGTTGCCGAACGGCGGCATCGCGCCGGCCTCGCAGTCCGGAAAAGCCCGCAGAAACTCGCTCTCGGTCGCGAGCCGCGCATGCTTGGCGCCGGCGGCCCGCCGTACCCACGGCACGTTCACCCGCGAGGTGCCGGGAACGACGACCATCAGGAGACGCTCATCGGCCATGACAAGCACGACCTTGGCCACGAGCCTCCCCGGTACGTGCTCCTCCTGCGCCAGTTCCTGAGCCGTGTACCGGGGCGCATGGCGGGTCACCTGATACGCCACCCCGGCCATATCAAGATACTCCCGCAACCGTTGCAAGCAGGGTGTACCTAACCCGGCGAGACCCTTCGACTCGATCTCGGTCATGCGGCTCACCTCCTCAATTTCCTGGGACGTCACCCCCCCTTCACGATAGCCCGGCCCGCGGGCTGCGGCCCATCCGTTACGCAGCCGATTCAGGATCGGGCCTCCGTCTCATGGCGCGGGCCGGCGGCCGGCAGTACCGTAGGAATGAGCGGACGACACAACGGAGACCGGGGTGATTGGAATGCTCGTGCGCGACCGGATGACGAGCCCGGCCATCACGACGAGGCCCGACGCGGAGACCAGCGCGGCGCTGAAGACGATGTATGTCCACAAGGTCCGCCGCCTTCCGGTGGTCGATGAGCGGGGCGCGCTCGTCGGCATCGTGACGCAGCGGACCCTCTACGAGCACGGCAAGGCGTCGACGCCCGTGGCCGATCTCATGACGCCGTCTCCGTACACGGCGGCCCCGGACACGCCGATCGTCGAGGCGGCCGCCAAGATGCGCACGCTCGGGTTCGGCGCGCTGCCGGTCCTCGAGCAGGGCCGGCTGGTCGGCATCATCACGGAGAGCGACATTTTCGACGCATTCCTCGAGCTGCTCGGCGCCGGCCGCGCCGGAACACATCTCGTCGTGCCGGTCGCGAACGTGGCGGCCGGGGTGCGGGCGGTGCTCGACGCGCTCGCGCGCGCCAAGGCGCCGCTCACCGGCGTCGCGACCTACATCGACCGGCACGGCCCGGAGGTTGTGCTGACGGCGGACGAACAGGACCCGCGGGACCTCGTGCGCGCGTTGCGCGAGGGAGGGTTCGAGCCGACGGAGATCAGCGTCCAGAAGACGGGCGGCGGGCACAACGTCATGACCGGCGAGTCCGCCGCGAGACGGTCCGCCGGCATCTAGACGGCGCCTACTCTTTGCGGATCAAGAGCACCGGCACGGGGGTGGTGCGGACCACCCCTTCCGCCGCGCTGCCGAGCAGCAGGTGATCGAATCCGTGCCGTCCGTGGGTCCCCATCACGATGAGATCGGCGGGCCAGGCTCTCGCCTGGCCGACGATCGCGTCCGGAATGCGCGTGGTTTCGTCGACCAACTGGGTCGAGACCGCCACCCCGGCCGCGCGTGCCCGCTCGGCCG
This window harbors:
- a CDS encoding universal stress protein; translated protein: MYRRIVMPVDGSACSDAALAHGLQLAREQGAEVKIVHIFDTQAMYLLYEGVYVGEVADRWRKEGEALLAGAAERARAAGVAVSTQLVDETTRIPDAIVGQARAWPADLIVMGTHGRHGFDHLLLGSAAEGVVRTTPVPVLLIRKE
- a CDS encoding class II D-tagatose-bisphosphate aldolase, non-catalytic subunit, whose protein sequence is MSAVRTSDGLLQVIAEHKAGAARGIVSICSSHPAVLEAAARYAATAGAPLLVESTSNQVNQDGGYTGMTPAVFAEYLERIGRAQGLASGRIILGGDHLGPYPWRSLPAEEAMGRASHLVADCVAAGYTKLHLDASVACAGDAGGRPSKVLVAERTADLCDAAEDARRRLPDAAGPLHYVIGSDVPQPGGETEEGAEPEVTTPEDVEETIEMARRRFVRRGLSDAWARVVAVVAQPGIDFGAWGVHEYEPEAAARLSRVIETHPRLVYEAHSTDYQRPYALRRLVEDHFAILKVGPALTFAFREAVLALAWIEREWLRGRSGVALSDLPAVLDRAMVDDSRHWAPYYHGTPDEIACARRYGFADRVRYYWPRPDVQAALDRLFENLTRTEPPLALLSQFLPEQYARIRDHRVGHDPREWVADRIRAVLKQYAGACGGDGWEAGA
- a CDS encoding PTS sugar transporter subunit IIA, with the translated sequence MERSRVGVLVICHGGLGGALLETAAMLVGPPAKAWAIAFLPGKGPEDLEAEVRDVLGRLDPGDGALCLVDIPGGVPARVAASLTVGPGRAVETVSGVNLSMLAEALLRRDDADLPALAELAARAGRDGVVDLGAALRAAATRAAVRSLHP
- a CDS encoding CBS domain-containing protein, which codes for MLVRDRMTSPAITTRPDAETSAALKTMYVHKVRRLPVVDERGALVGIVTQRTLYEHGKASTPVADLMTPSPYTAAPDTPIVEAAAKMRTLGFGALPVLEQGRLVGIITESDIFDAFLELLGAGRAGTHLVVPVANVAAGVRAVLDALARAKAPLTGVATYIDRHGPEVVLTADEQDPRDLVRALREGGFEPTEISVQKTGGGHNVMTGESAARRSAGI
- a CDS encoding YbaK/EbsC family protein; this translates as MAGVAYQVTRHAPRYTAQELAQEEHVPGRLVAKVVLVMADERLLMVVVPGTSRVNVPWVRRAAGAKHARLATESEFLRAFPDCEAGAMPPFGNLYHMPVFVDRGLTHDPVIMFNAGTHDLLVTMTYEDFARLVAPKVGIMAVQRELAAT
- a CDS encoding SIS domain-containing protein, translating into MSSVLGGRPQPSGEMLASALERSSHPFLMWEGVASVPATLRGTLRPERRGEVGRAAEALDGVQAVHLIGCGTSYFSAIAATYALPKIAGVPASAHDAFEFAAYPPAALDRAGLVAISHTGGTESVISALATARQRGAVTIGLTDVPWSPVAEAATVTILGEGGREPALPKTRSYVASLLRHYLLAAAMAARRERNADAYRRALETSPETARQVLDESAAQMQRLGAAAREWPRMFVIGAGPNLATAHEGALKLRETAHVPAHAWELEEAMHGPWVSIDPGDLVIVLAFQGPAFSKAAGFAAALAQIDARVWIITDAANSLPRATHVTRLGVAVPECLTPLYAVLPLYQFAYHVALARGVRPDAMRLDDQRYLAARMALPR
- a CDS encoding PTS system mannose/fructose/sorbose family transporter subunit IID, with translation MSLGTAIILSLLAGFAYFSRRFMGDFFLERPIVVAPITGLIMGDFHTGLVVGGTLELVFMGASDIGGSVPPNYNIGSILGTAFGIAAHQGIGAAILIAIPAALLGSFFELLAKTVSVFFVNVAERYADRGQEGGIAAMVHLGNAVHYLAEALPTFVALAIGVEAVRALAAAIPQWLYAGINLAGNMLPALGFALLLNSLVTPAVFPWFFIGFLFAAYTQFNVVGIAGVAVAVAVLIQLRRAAAEAPARAPAQSAPRQPLRPVPAIAGGSVSAAAVMPQVTPADIRLIWWRGFALQSAFSFDRMQALGFTWALIPFLKKTYQGQPQRYVEALKRHLVFFNTHPWLHGSILALTADMEARRAAGDDIDGQAIQGMKSGLMGPLAGIGDSMFHGTARPLMGGVCASLALTGNPIAPFLFIAVLGVLHVWVYWQTLDSAYRLGQRALSVFTSSALRRVMDSAAMVGLMTVGALTAAWISVGTPLTYTVGKTSVSIQAMLDGIMPKILPLALVLIVFGMVRRRVKTTTLMLSLIAASLILGGFAILK
- a CDS encoding VLRF1 family aeRF1-type release factor; this encodes MIEEARLTELAQMERDDVFSLTLNTDPSLAQNQRPNPAYRIWMHGAVQRLLRRLPPDARQRAEPAAQRVLAHVGAMPQQGRGLAIFGGPDLWETWSVPFPLPNHLAYGRPDTVPLLWAMHEYAPYAILLVAHDRARLLIAYLGRAAVVEEIELDMHPEQWRFKTGRMATSSRRTGTGVGRGEQSSAYEARVLAEHHRFWRDVAKAAARTLTARRIDRLILGGDAEAAGAVSTALPGPLRDAVIGTAAVAAYASPAEIEASALPIALADHHARERRLVRSIAEERRTGGIGVDGAAATLNALAAGTLRVVVAARDMHAPAWICSGCGRVAATASRCAVCGGEPRGLALPQALPLLASRHGAALELVDAAAASPLTDGIGGLLRRRVNAN
- a CDS encoding PTS sugar transporter subunit IIB, which produces MKIALVRVDDRLIHGQVVLGWVRMVGATRIVVADDDVAKDEMQKTLMRFAAPPGVETSIVSVDEAAAALAHGGFADDAVMVLARGPQELVRLMAAGVPLTKVNVGNVRSAQGRDRLTKEVAAGPDDLAAWQTLDAAGVVLEAVWIPGGAVTDFNRVVRARAKV